The proteins below come from a single Malus domestica chromosome 03, GDT2T_hap1 genomic window:
- the LOC103425293 gene encoding protein FAF-like, chloroplastic, with product MGSLSKSVTSSPSSDFMKNNMEQEVVTEKRGIVAILSPSDSERTKAASLRRTLSADMSSKRWLAQHGFSPMKKIASSEELCASVDIRDDSSSSSEDVGHYQDQRKAKFHIWSSIDEQAQKQKTKTEAAKQQPGQADLWSSIVCQKANEEEASKAAPYVHPLVKKQSSSLTKKSLEVCTESLGSETGSEGFASYPTSETGDVEIVEKETEVEQAAVQQQQEEKEKPQLSQAFDGNEFRVVKYNSAASKKLPSVRSFPPPLPSLSGCDGESVCMRTRRDNGRLVLEAVSMPSLNNFRAQRQDGRLVLTFLNSTSSSCEVPKFEEVANEEEKIREEEFEENVNFEEGEKEKESEKSDGDGDDVDEDEEEESDEFEKARKENGIRRIEIVMEEAPRVLTSRVTNVHRLALMMNKPIGLDNKAHGWTNKFNEVVKYGGVQEEVEVVETTTISRSLPPLPGRVARMIPKPPATTKTAAAAASFNAYEYHWRTNPTTTAALKPLPPPTSQSLKSNGFMSQNQLANEQQQLLVLRGNKGDQLVTFSKGCKEPRIRSLLFWEPYCIATS from the coding sequence ATGGGTTCTCTCAGCAAAAGCGTAACCAGCTCGCCATCTTCTGATTTCATGAAGAACAATATGGAGCAAGAAGTGGTCACTGAGAAGCGAGGGATCGTAGCCATTCTCAGCCCGTCCGACTCCGAAAGAACCAAAGCCGCTTCCTTGCGACGAACACTGTCCGCGGACATGTCGTCCAAAAGATGGCTGGCTCAACACGGTTTCTCTCCCATGAAGAAGATTGCGTCATCCGAAGAACTCTGTGCCTCCGTAGACATTCGGGACGACTCATCTTCATCGTCCGAAGATGTAGGTCATTACCAAGATCAAAGGAAGGCCAAATTCCATATTTGGAGCTCAATTGATGAGCAAGCTCAGAAgcaaaaaaccaaaaccgaGGCTGCAAAGCAGCAGCCGGGACAAGCCGATCTTTGGAGCTCGATTGTATGTCAAAAGGCCAACGAAGAAGAGGCGAGCAAAGCGGCACCTTATGTTCATCCTCTTGTGAAGAAACAATCGAGCTCTTTGACTAAAAAGAGTCTTGAAGTCTGCACTGAAAGTCTCGGATCCGAGACTGGCTCTGAAGGGTTTGCTTCATACCCTACTTCGGAGACCGGTGACGTAGAAATAGTGGAGAAAGAGACGGAAGTAGAGCAAGCCGCAGTTCAACAAcagcaagaagaaaaagagaagccTCAGCTGTCACAAGCATTTGATGGGAATGAATTTCGGGTTGTCAAGTACAACTCTGCTGCTAGTAAGAAATTGCCTTCCGTTCGATCTTTCCCTCCACCTCTTCCGTCTTTATCAGGATGTGACGGGGAATCTGTTTGCATGAGGACTCGTCGCGACAATGGGCGACTAGTCCTTGAAGCGGTGTCTATGCCTTCCCTGAACAACTTCCGTGCTCAACGCCAAGATGGTCGCCTTGTCCTCACATTTCTCAATTCTACTTCGAGCTCTTGCGAGGTGCCTAAGTTTGAAGAGGTTGCTAATGAAGAAGAGAAAATTAGAGAGGAAGAATTTGAGGAAAATGTGAACTTTGAGGAAggagagaaggaaaaagaaagcgaaaaaagtgatggtgatggtgatgatgttgatgaggatgaggaggaagaaagTGATGAGTTTGAGAAagccagaaaagaaaatggaatcAGAAGAATAGAAATTGTGATGGAGGAAGCACCAAGAGTACTAACAAGTAGAGTGACAAATGTTCACAGGTTAGCACTAATGATGAATAAGCCAATTGGGTTAGACAATAAGGCTCATGGGTGGACTAACAAGTTCAATGAAGTAGTGAAATATGGAGGGGTTCAAGAGGAGGTCGAAGTGGTTGAGACAACCACAATTTCAAGGTCACTCCCTCCACTGCCTGGTCGTGTCGCTCGAATGATACCTAAGCCACCGGCCACCACAaaaacagcagcagcagcagcctcTTTCAACGCTTACGAGTACCATTGGCGCACCAATCCCACAACAACTGCCGCTCTTAAACCTCTTCCGCCGCCAACGTCGCAGTCCCTCAAAAGTAATGGCTTTATGTCCCAGAATCAGTTGGCAAATGAGCAGCAACAATTGCTGGTTTTGAGAGGGAACAAAGGGGATCAATTGGTTACTTTTTCAAAGGGTTGCAAAGAGCCTAGAATAAGATCTCTTCTATTTTGGGAGCCTTATTGCATTGCCACCTCTTGA